From Quercus robur chromosome 8, dhQueRobu3.1, whole genome shotgun sequence:
GTGCTTCTAGTTGTTCTTTTAGTTGATTCAGGTATTCGTGGCATGTGCTGAAAGTTCTGCTTGATTTGCCCCACTTAAAGCTGCTGGCTTTATGGTTTAGTTTTTTGATGCAGGAGGATATACATGCATCTGTTTCTAGGCACCCATCTCGCCCATCTAGCCGAAATGCATTCGATAATGGTGTTGAAACTTCAGAGTCTCAGTTTGTTCATCTGCAACATGAATTGGCATCTATGGAGGCTTTGCGTTCTGGTGGACATAAGCAGAGCATGTCTGCCACCCAAAATATTGGTTCTTCGGCTTCTCATACTTATGCTTCTGCTCTAGGTGCCTCCCTGTCAAGAAGCACCACACCTGACCCTCAACTTGTGGCTAGGGCACCTAGTCCTCGAATTCCACCTGTTGGGAGGGCTAGCTCTATGGATAAAAGAACTATCAGTGGATCAAACTCATTCAATGGTGTCTCACCTAGTTTGAATGACTCTACTGATCTGGTCGCTGCTTTGTCTGGCATGAATCTGTCAACAAATGGTttggaagaaaaagagaaccATTCAAGGTCACAAATGCAACATGAAATTGATGATCACCATGACCTATTCAATTTGCAGGGTGATCTGAATCATATCAAACAACATTCATACTTAAACAAGTCTGAATCAGGGCATTTTCATCTGCATCCTGGCCCCCAATCAACCAAAGGATACCCAATGATTGGAAATAGCAGTGGGGCTAGGATGGATCTAAACAACTCTTTCTTAAAATCTGATGAGAAAGTAGAACTTCAAAAGAATGCTGTTTCATCTGCTAACTCTTACCTGAAAGGACCATCTCCACTAACTCTTAATGGCCGAGGAAGTTCACCTTCTCACTATCAGAATTTGGATGGTATGAATACCTCCTTTCAAAACTATGGCTTGAGTGGCTATGCCATTAATCCCTCATCGCCATCCATGATGGGTAGCCAGCTTGGCAGTGGTAGTCTGCCGCCATTATTTGAAAATGCTGCTGCTGCATCTGCATTGGGAGTTAGTGGGATGGACTCCAGAGTATTGGGAGGAGGTTTCTCTTTAGGACCAAATATGTTGGCAGCAGGAGCTGATTTGCAGAATCTTAGCAGAGTTAGAAATCACACCGCAGGGATTGCTCTTCAGGTGCCGCTGATGGATCCATTATATCCTCAGTACTTGAGATCGAATGAGTATGCTGCTGCACAGGCTGCTGCCCTTAACGATGTGGCACTAGATAGGGATATGGGTAATTCTTACTTTGATTTAATTGAAATCCAGAAAGCTTATCTGGGGGCATTGCTTTCACCTCAAAAGTCACAGTTTGGTGTTCCCTACCTTGGTAAATCTCCTAGCTTGAATCATGGTTATTATGGAAATCCAGCATTAGGGCTTGGCATGTCATATCCTGGAAGCCCATTGGCTGGTGCTCTTCTGCCTAACTCCCCTGTTGGACCAGGTAGTCCTGTCAGGCACGGTGAGCGAAACATGCGTTTTCCTGGGATGAGAAATATAGCTGGGGGTGTCATGGGAGCTTGGCATTCGGAAGCTGGTGGAAACTTGGATGAAACTTTTGCATCCACTTTACTAGATGAGTTTAAGAGCAATAAAACTAAATGTTTTGAGCTTTCAGAAATAGCAGGCCATGTTGTCGAGTTCAGGTATTTACTGCTTGTTAAACCTTTTGGGCTGTTACCTAATGGTGACCTCCAAAAATTTGACCCTTTCATTAAATACCTTCTTGAACAGTGCCGATCAGTATGGGAGTCGATTTATTCAACAGAAACTTGAGACTGCCACATCAGAGGAGAAAAACATGGTTTTCGATGAAATTATGCCCCAAGCTCTTTCCCTAATGACTGATGTATTTGGTAATTATGTTATTCagaaggtaatttttttaaaatcattttgccttttattttcaagtagtctttattatttttttttattttgtagaaacACGTGGGAAGTGCTGGTGATGAAATTGCGTGGATCAAATTTGTTTATGGCTAacagtttttcttttgtgttcaGTTTTTTGAGCATGGAACTCCCTCCCAAATAAGAGAACTGGCTGACCAGCTCACTGGTCACGTGCTGAACCTTAGTCTTCAAATGTATGGCTGTCGAGTTATCCAGAAGGTATGGTCATTCAATGACCTGACTTATGAGAGTTTTACATTGTGTCAACCCATCCTTCATATttgcttttttgtgttttcttgcATGATCTTCAATAGTGGTATCTTCTACCTTCTTATTTCAACATGTGTTGACGAGACAAGCTTAAAAGTGTTATATAATATTCTTTGGCTATTGGGGAAAACCATGTCAAACCTGCTGTTTGAGAATGGTGAATAGGACATTCCTTTTTGAAGATTTATAGACACATGCAGGAATCTCTCTAAACTAACTTTAAATAGCAGATTGCACTTTTGAGATATTTTAGTTCTCCAAGCTGCACTTAGGTTTCCGTATATTGAATTAGATGAGTCACTACACTAACATTCTTTATATCAAATTGTAGAGAATGAGATAGCAGCTTAAATCATTCTGaatctatgtttttaaaatacgAAGCCTTCAAATTTTCTCTTTAGCATACATGTCTTCAATTATGTTTGAATGCTGATTGTATAAGTACAGGTATATTGACCTTGCATTAAATCTTGACATTCTTTGATTTTACTCTTCAGGCTATTGAAGTTGTTGATCTGGACCAGCAGACTAAAATGGTCAAGGAACTGGATGGCCATGTTATGCGTTGTGTACGCGATCAGAATGGGAACCATGTCATCCAGAAGTGCATTGAATGTGTACCTGAAGATGCAATCCATTTTATTGTTTCAACATTTTATGATCAAGTGGTGACGCTGTCTACCCATCCATATGGTTGTCGTGTCATACAGGTGAAGAAACTCTGTTTTTATATGGAGAGTGGAGTGGAGTGGGTGTTTGTGATTAAAAATGTAAGAATTTTATTGCTGAAGTGGTATCACTTTCATATGACAGAGAATCCTGGAGCACTGCCATGACCCTAAAACACAGCAAATAATGATGGATGAGATTTTGCTGTCTGTTTGCATGTTGGCACAAGACCAATATGGGAATTATGTTGTTCAGGTTTGTTGTACTTCTGGGAAGCTTGTTTCTCATTACAATTTGGACTAATATGGGGTCATGATTGTTGGTTATTGATATCACTGTTTCCTAGTTCTCAATGTTTCCAAAACCATTAGACTTCCttaaaatgaataatttcaTGTCTCCTTACCTTGACCTTGACTTATCCTACCTTTCAAA
This genomic window contains:
- the LOC126697542 gene encoding pumilio homolog 1-like isoform X1, with the translated sequence MVTDTYSKMAPDVSVRSVLNNSEYSEDLGLLIREQRRQQEELSDREKELSMYRSGSAPPTVEGSLSAVGGLFDASAVMGLKKNGGKGVLSEDELRADPAYVNYYYANVNLNPRLPPPLLSKEERRFAQRLSGGGGVAGSGVGGIGDRRKVSRVGGEEGGNGNENRSLFSVQPGFGGEENGKGAAAEWGGDGLIGLPGLGLGTRQKSIAEIIQEDIHASVSRHPSRPSSRNAFDNGVETSESQFVHLQHELASMEALRSGGHKQSMSATQNIGSSASHTYASALGASLSRSTTPDPQLVARAPSPRIPPVGRASSMDKRTISGSNSFNGVSPSLNDSTDLVAALSGMNLSTNGLEEKENHSRSQMQHEIDDHHDLFNLQGDLNHIKQHSYLNKSESGHFHLHPGPQSTKGYPMIGNSSGARMDLNNSFLKSDEKVELQKNAVSSANSYLKGPSPLTLNGRGSSPSHYQNLDGMNTSFQNYGLSGYAINPSSPSMMGSQLGSGSLPPLFENAAAASALGVSGMDSRVLGGGFSLGPNMLAAGADLQNLSRVRNHTAGIALQVPLMDPLYPQYLRSNEYAAAQAAALNDVALDRDMGNSYFDLIEIQKAYLGALLSPQKSQFGVPYLGKSPSLNHGYYGNPALGLGMSYPGSPLAGALLPNSPVGPGSPVRHGERNMRFPGMRNIAGGVMGAWHSEAGGNLDETFASTLLDEFKSNKTKCFELSEIAGHVVEFSADQYGSRFIQQKLETATSEEKNMVFDEIMPQALSLMTDVFGNYVIQKFFEHGTPSQIRELADQLTGHVLNLSLQMYGCRVIQKAIEVVDLDQQTKMVKELDGHVMRCVRDQNGNHVIQKCIECVPEDAIHFIVSTFYDQVVTLSTHPYGCRVIQRILEHCHDPKTQQIMMDEILLSVCMLAQDQYGNYVVQHVLEHGKPHERSSIITKLTGQIVQMSQQKFASNVIEKCLSFGTAAERQALVTEMLGATDENEPLQVMMKDQFANYVVQKVLETCDDQQLELILNRIKVHLNALKKYTYGKHIVARVEKLVAAGERRISIMNPHPTATA
- the LOC126697542 gene encoding pumilio homolog 1-like isoform X2, which encodes MVTDTYSKMAPDVSVRSVLNNSEYSEDLGLLIREQRRQQEELSDREKELSMYRSGSAPPTVEGSLSAVGGLFDASAVMGLKKNGGKGVLSEDELRADPAYVNYYYANVNLNPRLPPPLLSKEERRFAQRLSGGGGVAGSGVGGIGDRRKVSRVGGEEGGNGNENRSLFSVQPGFGGEENGKGAAAEWGGDGLIGLPGLGLGTRQKSIAEIIQEDIHASVSRHPSRPSSRNAFDNGVETSESQFVHLQHELASMEALRSGGHKQSMSATQNIGSSASHTYASALGASLSRSTTPDPQLVARAPSPRIPPVGRASSMDKRTISGSNSFNGVSPSLNDSTDLVAALSGMNLSTNGLEEKENHSRSQMQHEIDDHHDLFNLQGDLNHIKQHSYLNKSESGHFHLHPGPQSTKGYPMIGNSSGARMDLNNSFLKSDEKVELQKNAVSSANSYLKGPSPLTLNGRGSSPSHYQNLDGMNTSFQNYGLSGYAINPSSPSMMGSQLGSGSLPPLFENAAAASALGVSGMDSRVLGGGFSLGPNMLAAGADLQNLSRVRNHTAGIALQVPLMDPLYPQYLRSNEYAAAQAAALNDVALDRDMGNSYFDLIEIQKAYLGALLSPQKSQFGVPYLGSPVRHGERNMRFPGMRNIAGGVMGAWHSEAGGNLDETFASTLLDEFKSNKTKCFELSEIAGHVVEFSADQYGSRFIQQKLETATSEEKNMVFDEIMPQALSLMTDVFGNYVIQKFFEHGTPSQIRELADQLTGHVLNLSLQMYGCRVIQKAIEVVDLDQQTKMVKELDGHVMRCVRDQNGNHVIQKCIECVPEDAIHFIVSTFYDQVVTLSTHPYGCRVIQRILEHCHDPKTQQIMMDEILLSVCMLAQDQYGNYVVQHVLEHGKPHERSSIITKLTGQIVQMSQQKFASNVIEKCLSFGTAAERQALVTEMLGATDENEPLQVMMKDQFANYVVQKVLETCDDQQLELILNRIKVHLNALKKYTYGKHIVARVEKLVAAGERRISIMNPHPTATA